In the genome of Vicinamibacteria bacterium, the window GTCGCGGCGAGCGTGTCGGCCTCACCCTCGGGGATCGGATCCTCGATCTCGGGGACGCCAACGATTACATCGCCCGAGAGGCCGGCCTGGGAGCCATGCCCGTTCCCACGGAAATGAAGCAGCTCATCGAGGAGTACGACCGGGTGCGTTCGCGCCTCTACCAGATCGCCAACTTCCTCGACGGCAAGACCGACGGCCTCGCGTTCGCTCATGACGTGGCCGACGTTTCGCTGAAAGCGCCCATCAAGTACCCGTGGAACCTCCTGGCGGCCGCCGCGAACTACCGGTCGCACGCCGCCGAGATGAACACCGAAGCGAACGTCGACCCCGACAAGGACTTTCCGTTCCTGTTCGCCAAATCGGCGCGCTCGGGCATCATCGACCCGGGCGAGCCCTACTTCATTCCTCCCGGCCGCGACAAGATCGACTGGGAGGGTGAGCTCGGGATCGTCATCGGCAACGCGGCCAGTCGGGTTCCGCTCGAGAACGCGATCGACCACGTCTTCGGATTCACGATCGTTTACGACGTGAGCGACCGCGGCGGCCAGCACCGCGGCAACCCCATGTTCCAGGGACCGGACTGGTTCTCGGGAAAGAGCCGCGACCGCGCGGCGCCGATGGGCCCCTTTATCACCCCCAGAGAGTTTCTTCCCAACCACGCGAATCTGCGGCTCGTTACCAAGGTCAACGATCGCGTGGTCCAGGACGGCAACACAAAGGACCTCATCTACGACACCGAGCACCTCGTGCACCACATCAGCCAGATCCTGACTCTGTACCCCGGGGACGTCATCGCCTCCGGAACGCCCGACGGCGTCGGTGCGGGCCGAAAGCCTCCGGAGTTTCTCAAGCCCGGTGACGTCGTCTCGATCGAGATCGAGGGCATCGGGACGCTGACGACACCGATGGAGGCCCCTTCACCGACGTCTTGAAACTCGGAGTCCGCCGGCGCAATGTTCAGGGCAATACCCAGATAACACCGGTCCCCTCGCGGACCACGATGTGGCGGTCGAGGGGAACGTCCACAAAGGTCTGACTGCGATCCGTAGTCGGCCAGTAGATCTGAAGGCGCTCGATGCGCTCAGCCTTCCCGAGCC includes:
- a CDS encoding fumarylacetoacetate hydrolase family protein → MCPRWILLTLAVSFGCVHAQTTVSDAPDTPFKLATYDAGRGERVGLTLGDRILDLGDANDYIAREAGLGAMPVPTEMKQLIEEYDRVRSRLYQIANFLDGKTDGLAFAHDVADVSLKAPIKYPWNLLAAAANYRSHAAEMNTEANVDPDKDFPFLFAKSARSGIIDPGEPYFIPPGRDKIDWEGELGIVIGNAASRVPLENAIDHVFGFTIVYDVSDRGGQHRGNPMFQGPDWFSGKSRDRAAPMGPFITPREFLPNHANLRLVTKVNDRVVQDGNTKDLIYDTEHLVHHISQILTLYPGDVIASGTPDGVGAGRKPPEFLKPGDVVSIEIEGIGTLTTPMEAPSPTS